One Oceanispirochaeta sp. DNA window includes the following coding sequences:
- a CDS encoding radical SAM protein, which translates to MTDNWYSGIVPIVSIKLFQTGWNYSQDGPGNRLLLHFQGCNFDCPWCSNPEGRSLQGEIFVRKDLLTPGVCPHGAIHQTQLNRTICISCNEKECLTSRKNKGISFTSRDYEVPELVQMASESQLLFYDGGGVTITGGEATLQFEDLSTLLEQLKSRDIHTALETNGSHKDLQNLFAFLDLLIFDIKHWDFSKAAPLIKNKGPRVIENLERACRSSLEILARITLIPGFNDSPEDMKHFARMIAGMNPGENFSLELLEFHEFGRQKWDAIGQKYRGPLAEHSTTSASELEQYKSIFKTHGIQCVTT; encoded by the coding sequence TTGACAGACAATTGGTACAGTGGTATTGTACCAATTGTGAGTATCAAACTTTTTCAAACAGGCTGGAACTACTCTCAGGACGGTCCCGGGAACAGACTCCTTCTCCACTTTCAAGGATGCAATTTTGACTGCCCCTGGTGCAGTAATCCCGAGGGCCGCTCTCTTCAGGGAGAAATCTTTGTCAGAAAAGATCTCCTGACTCCGGGAGTCTGCCCCCACGGAGCCATCCATCAAACACAATTAAACAGAACTATATGCATTAGCTGTAATGAAAAAGAGTGCCTGACCTCAAGGAAGAATAAAGGGATAAGCTTTACGTCCCGGGATTACGAAGTCCCTGAATTAGTCCAGATGGCTTCTGAATCCCAACTATTATTTTATGACGGCGGAGGAGTGACCATCACCGGCGGGGAAGCGACCCTTCAATTTGAGGATCTTTCCACCCTCCTGGAACAACTGAAAAGCAGGGACATCCACACTGCCCTGGAAACCAACGGAAGTCATAAAGACCTGCAGAACCTCTTCGCTTTTCTGGATCTTCTTATTTTTGATATTAAACACTGGGACTTTTCAAAAGCCGCTCCGCTCATAAAAAACAAGGGACCCCGGGTCATTGAAAATCTGGAAAGAGCCTGCAGGTCCAGCTTGGAAATCCTGGCCCGAATCACTCTCATTCCGGGATTTAATGACTCCCCGGAGGATATGAAGCATTTTGCACGTATGATTGCCGGTATGAACCCTGGAGAGAATTTCAGTCTTGAACTCCTGGAATTTCATGAGTTTGGCCGGCAGAAGTGGGACGCCATCGGACAGAAATACCGAGGTCCCCTCGCAGAGCATTCGACCACCAGTGCATCAGAACTGGAACAGTATAAGAGTATTTTTAAAACACATGGAATTCAATGTGTCACAACCTGA